The Pedobacter roseus genome contains a region encoding:
- a CDS encoding c-type cytochrome, producing MNKKTVLLLACPVMLLLMSLKMVFIPSQGKKPLTDSLKRPAKFGFGRPATAQEIAAWDIDVRPDGKGLPAGQGDVKKGRVLYAQKCAMCHGVDGTEKPGIKLPGNALVGDTSATSKPKTIGNYWPYATTLFDYMRRAMPYNLPGSLSNDEVYSITAYLLNANKIIKADVVLDAKNLYKVVMPAKKLFIMDDRKGGPEIK from the coding sequence AATGTTGTTATTGATGTCGCTAAAAATGGTATTTATACCTTCACAAGGGAAAAAGCCATTAACTGATAGCTTAAAGCGGCCGGCTAAATTTGGTTTTGGCCGACCAGCTACCGCTCAGGAAATTGCAGCATGGGATATCGACGTTCGCCCCGACGGGAAAGGCTTGCCGGCAGGGCAGGGTGATGTGAAAAAAGGCAGGGTACTTTACGCTCAAAAATGTGCGATGTGCCATGGTGTTGATGGTACCGAAAAACCGGGTATCAAACTTCCTGGAAATGCTTTGGTTGGCGATACGTCGGCCACCAGCAAGCCCAAAACCATTGGCAATTACTGGCCTTATGCCACTACCTTGTTCGATTATATGCGCCGTGCCATGCCCTATAATCTTCCCGGCTCGTTAAGCAACGATGAAGTATACAGCATAACCGCTTATCTGCTCAATGCCAACAAAATTATCAAAGCAGATGTGGTACTCGATGCTAAAAACCTATATAAAGTGGTAATGCCAGCGAAAAAACTATTTATTATGGACGATCGTAAAGGAGGCCCTGAAATAAAATAA
- a CDS encoding molybdopterin-dependent oxidoreductase: MEKRDNKDQKRATGKISRRTLLGGVIAAAVLPVQSLFADEIQPKTPVLPEITDDPTKIVGPGPSPLGKRSTFEQPVRKPSDISSRTPLQDMHSTITPADLHFERHHAGIPTIDPAKHELLIHGLVDNPMKFTLADIKRFPSVTRTCFIECAGNFRTGKAEMTPQDILGLTSQSEWTGVMLSTLFKEVGISDKAKWFLAEGSDAAVMTRTIPIAKAWDDAMIVYAQNGEAIRPEQGYPIRLLLPGFEGNMNIKWLRRIELSEEPYMTREETSKYTYPVKDKIRMFSFELDARSIITYPSYPQKVNKGWVEIRGIAWSGRGEGRKSRSKYRCRQNLATG; encoded by the coding sequence ATGGAAAAGCGCGATAACAAAGATCAGAAAAGAGCCACAGGCAAAATCAGCCGCCGAACTTTATTGGGAGGGGTAATTGCTGCTGCAGTTTTACCTGTACAATCTTTATTTGCTGATGAAATACAGCCAAAAACGCCGGTTCTTCCTGAAATTACAGATGATCCAACCAAAATCGTCGGTCCAGGGCCAAGCCCGTTGGGTAAACGTTCAACATTTGAGCAACCGGTACGCAAACCTTCTGATATTTCCTCCCGTACTCCTTTACAGGATATGCACAGCACCATTACGCCTGCCGATCTTCATTTCGAGCGTCATCATGCGGGTATTCCAACCATCGATCCTGCAAAACACGAACTACTCATTCACGGTTTGGTCGATAACCCGATGAAATTTACCTTGGCTGATATCAAAAGATTCCCATCCGTTACCCGTACCTGTTTTATCGAATGTGCAGGTAATTTTCGCACGGGTAAAGCCGAAATGACGCCCCAGGATATTCTTGGACTGACTAGTCAGAGCGAGTGGACGGGTGTAATGCTCTCTACCCTATTCAAAGAAGTAGGCATCAGCGATAAAGCCAAATGGTTTTTAGCCGAAGGTTCGGATGCTGCCGTAATGACCCGTACCATCCCCATTGCAAAAGCCTGGGATGATGCCATGATTGTTTATGCACAGAACGGTGAAGCCATACGGCCCGAACAGGGTTATCCCATCAGGTTACTTTTGCCAGGTTTTGAAGGCAATATGAATATCAAATGGCTCAGGCGTATTGAACTTTCGGAAGAACCTTACATGACCAGAGAAGAAACGTCAAAATATACTTACCCTGTAAAAGATAAAATCAGAATGTTTAGCTTTGAGTTGGATGCGCGTTCCATCATCACCTATCCTTCTTATCCCCAAAAGGTAAATAAAGGCTGGGTAGAAATACGTGGAATTGCCTGGAGCGGGAGGGGGGAAGGTAGAAAAAGTAGAAGTAAGTACCGATGCCGGCAAAACCTGGCAACTGGCTAA
- a CDS encoding molybdopterin-binding protein, translating to MELPGAGGGKVEKVEVSTDAGKTWQLANLQEPVLSKAHTYFRYLWDWKGEATEILSRVTDETGYLQPTLAQLVEARGVNLGGYHMNPITAWQIKNDGTVLFKPETIK from the coding sequence GTGGAATTGCCTGGAGCGGGAGGGGGGAAGGTAGAAAAAGTAGAAGTAAGTACCGATGCCGGCAAAACCTGGCAACTGGCTAATTTACAGGAGCCTGTTTTGAGTAAAGCACATACTTATTTCAGGTATCTGTGGGATTGGAAGGGTGAAGCTACTGAAATATTGAGCCGCGTTACCGACGAAACAGGCTATTTACAACCAACTTTGGCACAATTGGTAGAAGCGCGTGGTGTAAACTTAGGCGGGTACCACATGAACCCCATCACTGCATGGCAGATTAAAAATGACGGAACCGTTTTATTTAAACCGGAAACCATAAAATAA
- a CDS encoding phytoene desaturase family protein, which translates to MKLEKRDYDAIVVGSGPNGLAAAILLQQQGLSVLIIEGKNVIGGGLSSAELTLPGFTHDVCSAIHPMALASPFFKTLPLADFGLEYLQPVLAAAHPFDDGSAAILDHSIQKTAEYLGGDAKTYTSLMESVTETWPLIDEDALGPLRFPKHPLAMAGFGLKALSSATGFVKRFKEQHARGLFAGMAAHAIQPLGNLSTTAIGLVLLAGGHLKGWPIPKGGSKFIAEALAGYFKSLGGKIETGTFVNALDQLPSADAVLFDVTPKQLLQIAGHKFSNIYKWQLERYRYGMGVFKVDWALDGAIPFTAEECRGAGTIHLGNTFEEIAAGELMTSKGQQAEKPYVLLAQQSLFDPSRAPEGKQTAWAYCHVPNGSKQDLTSIIENQVERFAPGFKDRIIAKHTMNTEQMEAHNRNYIGGDINGGILDLGQLFTRPALRWSPYRTSAKGLYICSSSTPPGGGVHGMCGYNAGKRVLKDIFNIKIR; encoded by the coding sequence ATGAAACTAGAAAAACGGGATTATGATGCAATTGTAGTAGGATCGGGGCCAAATGGACTGGCTGCTGCCATTCTTTTGCAGCAACAGGGACTTTCCGTTTTAATTATAGAAGGTAAAAACGTAATTGGAGGGGGATTGAGTTCTGCCGAACTTACTTTGCCCGGCTTTACGCACGATGTATGTTCGGCGATCCACCCGATGGCGCTGGCTTCGCCGTTTTTTAAAACTTTGCCCCTGGCAGATTTTGGATTGGAATATCTGCAGCCCGTTTTGGCTGCGGCACATCCTTTTGATGATGGTAGCGCTGCCATACTGGATCACTCTATCCAAAAAACCGCTGAATACTTAGGTGGCGATGCCAAAACTTATACTTCATTGATGGAGAGCGTCACGGAAACATGGCCACTGATCGATGAAGATGCGTTAGGACCATTACGTTTCCCCAAACATCCATTGGCGATGGCAGGTTTTGGCCTGAAAGCATTGAGCAGTGCAACAGGTTTTGTTAAACGTTTTAAAGAACAACACGCCCGGGGCCTTTTTGCCGGAATGGCTGCACATGCCATACAACCTTTAGGCAATTTAAGCACTACAGCCATTGGTTTGGTATTATTGGCTGGCGGACACCTTAAAGGGTGGCCGATACCTAAAGGCGGATCAAAATTTATTGCAGAGGCATTGGCAGGTTATTTTAAATCGCTTGGAGGAAAAATTGAAACCGGAACTTTTGTTAACGCTTTGGATCAATTGCCTTCTGCCGATGCCGTGCTTTTTGATGTGACCCCGAAACAGTTACTGCAAATTGCAGGGCATAAATTCTCCAATATTTACAAATGGCAACTCGAACGTTACCGTTATGGTATGGGCGTATTCAAGGTAGATTGGGCATTGGATGGTGCGATTCCGTTTACTGCCGAAGAATGTCGTGGTGCAGGTACCATACATTTGGGCAATACTTTCGAAGAGATTGCAGCAGGCGAACTGATGACCAGTAAAGGTCAACAGGCAGAAAAACCTTATGTGCTTTTGGCACAGCAGAGTTTATTCGATCCTTCGCGTGCACCTGAAGGAAAACAAACAGCCTGGGCCTATTGCCACGTTCCCAATGGATCAAAACAGGATCTGACCAGCATTATCGAAAATCAGGTGGAAAGATTTGCTCCTGGCTTTAAAGATCGGATCATTGCCAAACATACCATGAATACCGAACAGATGGAAGCGCATAACCGCAACTACATTGGCGGGGATATTAACGGAGGGATATTAGACCTCGGACAATTATTTACACGTCCGGCTTTAAG